AGGTTAAGTGAGGGTCAAATGAGTAAGGCATTGGGGACAGGAAAGGGACACCTGGCTGTactgaccttttatttttttccaggccAAGGGTGAGATCCCAGAAGTTGCATTCATGAAGTGATCCATAGTTGTGCTCCAGAAGTGCGTGTGTAAATAGCCCTTGGATATTATTGTATGGTTGTCATCCCTTGCCTTCTGTCCGGCCGGAGGCCACCCTGTGACTGTGACTGAGGAGGGAGGTCTGTGGATCCCGCTCCTCACCTGCCTTCTGGAAGACTTCCTGAAGACTTCCGGAAGATTGAGCCTCACTGGTGCCAGGAAGCCAAAGCTCACTTTGTAGAACTGACACTAAACTACCCGAAGGACTTAGGTGCTTTGTGTACTTAGCCCCAGGATTCCCCTTACTTTTTAAGATAAAGAGTGATATTGTATTTTGCCTCTGCGTTCTGGATTGCTTCCGTGGCGGGCGGGGCCTCGGCAGGAAGTCCCGCCTCTGAAGCAGAAGTGGCCTGCCCGCCATGGCGGCAGCTTGGAGGTGTTCTCATGGGCTGCTTGTGGCGCTGCGGCGCCTGCCCACGCGCCAGGCCCTGCACCATGCGACGCCGGCGCAGGATGTGCTACTCTTCGAGCAAGAGCGGGGCCGGTTCTTCACTATCCTCGGACTCTTCTGTGCTGGCCAGGGCATCTTCTGGGCCTCCCTGGCCTTCACAGCTTGGTCTGCACCCCCGGTCCAGGCGCGACCCGTGGATGCAGAGGCCCCAGACCGCGGCCGCTTGGACCTGCGCGCTGTGCTCTGGCGCTACGGGCTGGCGGTCAGCTGCGGTGCCATAGGTAAGCCATGGGCCAGCTTCTCTACCTGGAACCGGGCAGTGGGCTCTAGGCTCAGTCAAGGAGAGATGAGCAGAAGAGGGCGCTGTAGTCCCTGGGTGCCACATCCTCTCAGCGCTCTGTCCTTGAGCAAATTTAAGTTTTAAGCCCTTTTCCTGAGTTTTAAAATGGGGATAGACATCGCCTAGAAGTTTGTTAGATATAAGAGGTTCCCACTCAAAAATGTTAGTCACACTCATATCTTTTACTCAAAGGGAAAGGGTTGGTGTGTGTCCTTTCAGTGAACACACCTCACCCTGCTGCTGTGCTCTTCTGTAGGGACCCTGGTACTGGGTGCTGGTCTTCTCTTCTCTCTACGATCTGTGCGTTCAGTGATGCTTCGAGCAGGAGGGCAGCAGGTGACCCTGACCACTCATGCCCCTTTTGGCTTGGGAGCCCCTTTCACCGTCCCCTTGAACCAGGTATCCTGCATGGCCCACCGAGGAGAAGTTCCTGCTATGCTGCCTCTGAAGATCAAAGGCCATCGCTTCTATTTCCTCTTGGACAAAGCTGGACACTTCCCCAACGTTCAGCTCTTTGACAACACTGTGGGTACCTACCGGAGCTTGTAAGAAGCCACCTTGGGTCTTTCACTCCCTCTCagaaggagacaaaaaaaaagggaaaacaaaacaaaattggacCTTATGGATGAGGTGACAACCAGGGTCACCAAGGGGGAACCTAAGATTCAATAGTAACAATTAAAAGAGTTGTCTAAAGGGAAGTTGCCTGATCCATGCCTGTTTCACCTTCACTCCTTCCCATCACCTACTTGTTTTAACATCAAGAACACAATACCAAAATGAAGAAAGTAATACTAATATTTTGGTACAAAAACAGCTACAGGAAGAGAGGTGGAGAGGGGCCTGTTACCTTTCCCTCCTGGAGGGAAAACTGGGGCTTTCAGCACTAACAGGGCTGTGTGGGGACAAGAGGATTACAGGCACTTGGGCACAAAGTCGTTGGCTGCAGAATGCACTATTTGGTTACTCTTCAGGAATGGGACAGGCGTGGCCCAACAAGAACATCTGTCTCAGAGCTCCACTCAGGGTCTCCCCTCTCCAGAGGTCGGTATGGGGTGGCTTCAGACTTCCACTGCATGACCTGGAGCACCAAAACCACACTCCATAATACCAGATTCACCCATGAAGAGGTCTGTGGGAGACAGAACAGGAATGTGAGGAGTCAGGCCATCACAGATCCAGTCCTTCCACCCACACACCAGTCTGTCAGGCTGACACGCCCTTCAGCTCCTCTTAGCTTGTCAATGGTAGGCCAAGCTCATATTCATTGGTGAGCATCCTTATAGCTACAGATACTTGTATGAATAAGTGTGTCTCTGAGTCTCACTTCAGCATTGTGTAGGTTGGAGTAAAACTGCAGAGCTGTTCCAGGGGGTGTCCATGGAATTTTCTGAGCTTCAGAGCAGCTGTGAGGTCAAAGAGACAGTTTTCAGAAAGAAGTGGGGATACACCCTAAGCATACCTATACCCAGGTGCCCTTTGAGGTAGAGAGCAACAGACAGAAAATAGGAGGTTACAGGACTCCCCCTCTGCAGAAGGAAGGTAGCCCCAGCCAggcttccctccctcctcatTACCTAATTGTACTGTTCAGGGAGATGATggaattgcagaaggatctggTGCCAAATCGAAGGATACAGGCAGATACTAAGACCAGGAAGATGGCTATAGCTGAGATGGCCAGTGCAACGCGGAGCCCTATAAGACCTCTGGGGGAGAGAACAAACCTTGCGGTTGATGGCTTCATCCCACCTCAGCCCCTGGTCCTTGGGTTGGGACATTCACCTTTTTGAGTCTTCGATGCAGCTGCTGTAGACCCAG
This portion of the Ictidomys tridecemlineatus isolate mIctTri1 chromosome 4, mIctTri1.hap1, whole genome shotgun sequence genome encodes:
- the Tmem223 gene encoding transmembrane protein 223, which encodes MAAAWRCSHGLLVALRRLPTRQALHHATPAQDVLLFEQERGRFFTILGLFCAGQGIFWASLAFTAWSAPPVQARPVDAEAPDRGRLDLRAVLWRYGLAVSCGAIGTLVLGAGLLFSLRSVRSVMLRAGGQQVTLTTHAPFGLGAPFTVPLNQVSCMAHRGEVPAMLPLKIKGHRFYFLLDKAGHFPNVQLFDNTVGTYRSL
- the Tmem179b gene encoding transmembrane protein 179B; the encoded protein is MALPWLQRVELALFAAAFLCGAVAAATLTRTQGSFRGSCPLYGMTTWNGSFLALSHSSAPSLCYFVAGASGFLALYCLLLLLFWVYSSCIEDSKRGLIGLRVALAISAIAIFLVLVSACILRFGTRSFCNSIISLNSTISCSEAQKIPWTPPGTALQFYSNLHNAETSSWVNLVLWSVVLVLQVMQWKSEATPYRPLERGDPEWSSETDVLVGPRLSHS